The proteins below come from a single Portunus trituberculatus isolate SZX2019 chromosome 4, ASM1759143v1, whole genome shotgun sequence genomic window:
- the LOC123511855 gene encoding venom allergen 5-like — protein sequence MPPTTPTTTTPTTTTTTTTTTTTAFPPCNITRSMLRDKGCNIHSSGVNETEIEIILDTHNRLRAKVASGSETRGAPGPQPSAADMEQLVWNPELAWVAQRWADQCVFEHDTFADRKICSRDYEVGQNLYYKWEGKKISNWRLAVESWYNEVYFFNKTSISSFMPNDSAVISHYTQVVWASTKEVGCGATYYVPFMNGISRLYVCNYGPRGNQVYGAVYRQGPPGSLCSGAVTRDGLCV from the exons ATGCCACCTACCACAccaactactaccactcctactactactactactactactactactactactacagccttCCCGCCGTGCAACATTACCAGGTCGATGCTGCGAGACAAAGGGTGTAACATTCATTCATCAGGAGTGAACGAAACAGAGATTGAAATTATTCTCGACACTCACAACAGACTGCGCGccaag gtgGCGTCTGGCAGCGAAACACGAGGGGCACCGGGACCACAACCCTCTGCAGCGGATATGGAGCAGCTGGTGTGGAATCCTGAGCTTGCATGGGTAgcgcag agatgGGCGGATCAGTGTGTGTTTGAGCATGACACGTTTGCTGACAGGAAGATCTGCTCGCGAGATTACGAAGTGGGACAAAATCTTTACTATaaatgggaagggaaaaagatctCG AACTGGAGGCTTGCAGTGGAGTCTTGGTACAATGAAGTGTATTTCTTCAACAagacttccatctcttccttcatgcCCAACGACTCAGCTGTCATCAGTCACTACACGCAG GTGGTGTGGGCGTCAACGAAGGAGGTGGGTTGCGGCGCTACCTATTACGTGCCCTTCATGAACGGGATCAGCCGCCTGTACGTGTGCAACTACGGGCCGCGCGGCAACCAGGTGTACGGCGCAGTGTACAGGCAGGGGCCCCCGGGCAGTCTGTGTAGCGGCGCCGTGACGCGGgatggcctgtgtgtgtga